GCTTGAAAACGGAGCCTCAGTCCAACTCGCTGTATACAGCAGGCTTTTGTGCCGGAAGAATTATAAAAATATGCCGCCTGCCGCATATTTCATGCTGTTGCAAGGACAGCTCATTACTACCTATCCAGGTCTTTTTCCTGACTCAATGCCAGTAAACGGCCCTGTCCTGGAAGAAACCTGGGAGGCAGCAGTTAAGGGCTATAATGATACCTGGGAAGAACTTGAACAAGGTAAAGTCAGGGCTCCGGGAAATGATGAAGAATCGCCCAAGGAAAGCGGTATATTTGAAGGCCGGTTGCAACTTGCTCCGTGCGCATTCTGTGGTCTTGGCAATTTATGCGGCAAAGCTTTTGGGGAAAGTTGAAGGGTTATCTCTTAAGAGCAAAAAATGTGCTTGCTAAGTATTTCAAATTGTCCAGTCCTCTATTTTGAGTTCTTCAACACGTTGAAATTCTCGAGTGTTGTTCGTAAGCAAGATCAAGTTGCGTGATACTGCTTGACCAGCAATAAGTATATCATATGGGCCAATAGGAGTTCCATTCCGAGCTAATTTAGCCCTTAATTTTCCGGCCCAGCGAGCGTCATTAGAAATAAAATGAACAATTTCAAATTGCAGATTATCCACTCGTTGCAGATTTTCTGACTGCCGCTGACTTTTATAAGCACCATAAAACAACTCATGGACCACAACTGAAGATATCCCAAAATCCATGACATGGTGAGAACGCAGCCGATCCAGAAATAACTTGTTACCTTTGAATAAGGCGATAATGGTATTTGTATCCAAGAGATATTTCATTTAAAAAAATCCAGCTCGGCTCTGTCCTGGGCAGCAGGTTTTTCAGATAAGGCTTGTTCAAAATCCTCATCTAAAGGTCCAATCACCCCGTCAAGCCAGTCCCAGTTATCTGGCAAAGGCTCAATGATAAGGGTGTTATCCTGACGTCGGATTTTAACCTGGTCAGCATCAAACTGGTACTCTTGGGGCAATACTATAGCCTGTAAATGTTCGGTCCAGATGACCTTTGTTGTTTGCATAAGCGATTACCTCTTTTTCATGAAGTATAATTTATTTTAATTTTAGATTCAAGCAAGCTTTTTAGTCCAGATCCACTTGGGGAGGAATAGATGTCTGGTATTCATATTATAACTGCCAGCGCAGGCAGCGGCAAGACCTATCGATTAACTGAGCTTCTGGGGAAAAAAATATCTTCGAAGGAGGTCAGGCCTGAAGCAGTAATGGCCACCACCTTTACCCGCAAGGCAGCCGCAGAATTACAGGAACGGGTCAGACAAAAGCTGATCTCTCAGGGGTTGATCAGAGAGGCCCACAGGCTTTCAGCTGCCCGGCTGGGGACAATAAACGCCATCTGCGGGCGGTTGGTCAGTGACTTTACCTTTGAAAAGGGGCTTTTTCCGGATGCCGGCGTTCTGGACGAAAATGCTGCTGCACGCGAACTCAGACGCTCCATGTCCAAGGTGGTCACTGCCCGGCAGTCTGAGAGGCTGGCGGAACTTGAGTCCCTGTTTGGAGGATTCAGCTGGACAGGGGCGGTGGAGAGTCTGATAACTCTGGTTAGATACAACGGGCTGGACAGGGCTGGTCTGGAGCAGTCCAGAAGCCAGAGCCAAAAAGGTCTGCTTTCGCTGCTGGGAAAGAAGCTGCCCAAAACCAGAAATCTGGACCAGGAACTGCTTCAGGCCTTGGATGACTTTATTCAGTCCGTGGATACTGACCATGACACCACGAAAACGACTAAGAAAGTCCTGCAAATGGCCCGTTCAGTCCGGATTAAGCTTAGCCAGGGCCGCAGGCTTTCCTGGGACACCTGGAGGCAGCTGAGTAATCTTGCCACTGGTAAAAAATCCATTCACCTTACCCAGGACCTGGTCTCAATTGCTGCAGAGCACCACCATCATCCCGACCTGCACCAGGACATGGCCCAAGCCGTGGACCTGGTCTTTGAAATCGCCATGAATACTCTGGACAGCTACCAGGAACATAAAAGACTTCTTGGGGTTCTGGATTTTGCCGACCAGGAAACCATGGCCCTTGAACTTCTCGGACAGCCTGACGTTGGAGAGCACTTGAAAGATGGGCTGGACTTACTTCTGGTGGACGAGTTTCAGGATACCAGCCCAATTCAGCTGGCCATTTTACTCAGGCTGGCAGAGCTCAGCAAGGAAACCGTCTGGGTTGGGGATCAGAAACAGTCCATTTACGGCTTTCGAGGCACAGACCCGGCACTTATGGATGTCTGCCTTGATGAGCTTTTAAAGCCTGGTTCAGCCAATACCCTGGAAACCCTTGAAAAATCCTGGCGCAGCCGCCCCTGCTTAGTCAGCATGACCTCGGACGTCTTCTGCCCTGCCTTTAAACGCCACGGGATACCTGAAGAACGAGTCCGTCTTACTCCAGCCCTTAAGGATCAATCTGATCTTGGCCCTGCAGTGGAATGGTGGACTCTGTCAGCCGGCAATCAGCAGGAGGATGCCATGGCCCTGGCGCGGGGGATACGAGATATGTTAAACGACAGTCAGGCCAGGGTCAGAGACCGG
This genomic stretch from Desulfonatronovibrio magnus harbors:
- a CDS encoding type II toxin-antitoxin system VapC family toxin, translated to MDTNTIIALFKGNKLFLDRLRSHHVMDFGISSVVVHELFYGAYKSQRQSENLQRVDNLQFEIVHFISNDARWAGKLRAKLARNGTPIGPYDILIAGQAVSRNLILLTNNTREFQRVEELKIEDWTI
- a CDS encoding antitoxin, which codes for MQTTKVIWTEHLQAIVLPQEYQFDADQVKIRRQDNTLIIEPLPDNWDWLDGVIGPLDEDFEQALSEKPAAQDRAELDFFK